A region from the Salidesulfovibrio onnuriiensis genome encodes:
- a CDS encoding Rne/Rng family ribonuclease produces the protein MTAKKKRQKMFISVLPGEQVEVVLAEEGRVNEYYVEMLHQAKTKGNIYKGYIHNIDNGLQAAFINYGAERNGFLQIDEVHPEYYSGGYKMKKGARYPLMQHVLKAGQEVLVQVVKEPTGKKGAFMTTYLSLPGRSFVYTVGRDQMGVSRKIEDEKERTRLKKVLSQMKPEPGVGLIARTAAIGQSKAALERDFKYLNRLWKDVRGKAGTEKAPSLVYKEMDLAARAVRDYLTTNVTEVWVDDKETYDQVKQFVELAFPRKPGLVKLHTQHDKSLLERFNLTKQVEEIYSREATMPSGGRLVFDQTEALTAVDINSGKIGGEKNFQKMALKTNVEAAEEIARQLRLRDIGGQVVIDFIEMKDPKHCREVEKTMRAALKNDRARTDVSRISSFGLMELVRQRLGSSAIAISTEPCPCCKGTGIRRNMEWQALQALKEIYRQLLRGNCPDPLVHEAEEELSIYLLNNKRAMLAEMERRFGNKIHIDISYEYDE, from the coding sequence ATGACCGCAAAAAAGAAACGGCAGAAGATGTTCATATCTGTCCTGCCGGGCGAACAGGTGGAAGTAGTCCTGGCCGAGGAAGGCCGCGTTAACGAATACTACGTGGAGATGCTGCACCAGGCCAAGACCAAGGGCAACATCTACAAGGGCTACATCCACAACATCGACAACGGCCTGCAGGCCGCCTTCATCAACTACGGAGCCGAACGCAACGGCTTTCTCCAGATCGACGAGGTGCATCCCGAATACTATTCGGGCGGCTACAAGATGAAAAAAGGCGCGCGCTACCCGCTCATGCAGCACGTGCTCAAGGCGGGCCAGGAAGTGCTCGTGCAGGTGGTCAAGGAACCCACCGGCAAGAAGGGCGCCTTCATGACCACCTATCTCTCCCTGCCCGGCCGCAGCTTCGTCTATACCGTGGGCCGCGACCAGATGGGGGTTTCCCGCAAGATCGAAGACGAAAAGGAACGGACCCGGCTCAAGAAGGTCCTGAGCCAGATGAAGCCCGAACCGGGCGTGGGGCTCATCGCCCGCACCGCGGCCATCGGCCAGAGCAAGGCCGCCCTGGAGCGGGACTTCAAGTACCTGAACCGCCTCTGGAAGGACGTGCGCGGCAAGGCCGGGACCGAAAAGGCCCCGTCCCTGGTCTACAAGGAAATGGACCTGGCGGCCCGCGCCGTGCGCGACTACCTGACCACCAACGTCACCGAGGTCTGGGTGGACGACAAGGAAACCTACGACCAGGTGAAACAGTTCGTGGAACTGGCCTTCCCGCGCAAGCCGGGCCTGGTCAAGCTGCACACCCAGCACGACAAGTCCCTGCTGGAACGCTTCAACCTCACCAAGCAGGTGGAGGAAATCTACTCCCGCGAGGCCACCATGCCCTCGGGCGGCCGTCTGGTCTTCGACCAGACCGAGGCGCTCACGGCCGTGGACATCAACTCCGGCAAGATCGGCGGGGAAAAGAATTTCCAGAAGATGGCTCTCAAGACCAACGTGGAGGCGGCCGAGGAAATCGCCCGCCAGCTGCGGCTGCGCGACATCGGCGGCCAGGTGGTCATCGACTTCATCGAGATGAAGGACCCCAAGCACTGCCGCGAGGTGGAAAAGACCATGCGCGCGGCCCTGAAGAACGACCGCGCCCGCACGGACGTGAGCCGCATCTCCAGCTTCGGCCTCATGGAGCTGGTGCGCCAGCGCCTCGGCTCCTCGGCCATAGCCATCAGCACCGAGCCATGCCCCTGCTGCAAGGGAACGGGCATCCGGCGCAACATGGAGTGGCAGGCCCTGCAGGCCCTCAAGGAAATCTACCGCCAGCTGCTGCGCGGCAACTGCCCGGATCCGCTGGTCCACGAGGCGGAGGAGGAACTGTCCATCTACCTGCTGAACAACAAGCGGGCCATGCTGGCCGAGATGGAGCGCCGCTTCGGCAACAAGATCCATATCGACATCAGCTACGAATACGACGAATAA
- a CDS encoding HD-GYP domain-containing protein, which yields MAQKNKSPQQDPGISEQEARVRFERMQRARQALGQLDPSHEAQMRTKAEEAQQREQESLQRAEAMARLRKRMRARETEVEPAPPKPAASDRVPIEEEIVVANRLYGEALKHARRFLDNVRAGKPVDYHEAEPTVDGFIGSIFRNESAAAALCKLRHADEYTYTHGINVSVLAIILGKHLNLTPEELRLVGIAGVFHDVGKALVPESILNKPGRLSDEEMDIMRTHAQKGYDVLSLQQDMPPEVMNAALEHHERCDGSGYPKGIRSTETHIISRVIGLVDVYDALTSRRPYKDALPPGKVMGMMYQWRLSDFQPHIVEHFIKSLGIYPVGSFVRLTDGRHGVVVGHHADAPLRPVVKVAFDLAMQPITPRVVDLVEQAAGQNGKQLLIADIVNPQESGVDVAKLMR from the coding sequence ATGGCTCAGAAGAATAAATCCCCCCAGCAAGATCCGGGAATTTCCGAACAGGAGGCCCGCGTCCGGTTCGAGCGCATGCAGCGCGCCCGCCAGGCGCTCGGTCAGCTGGATCCTTCCCACGAGGCGCAGATGCGCACCAAGGCCGAGGAGGCTCAGCAGCGCGAGCAGGAGTCCCTGCAGCGGGCCGAGGCCATGGCCCGGCTGCGGAAGCGGATGCGCGCCCGGGAGACCGAGGTGGAGCCCGCACCTCCGAAGCCGGCCGCTTCGGACCGGGTGCCCATCGAGGAGGAAATAGTCGTTGCCAACCGGCTTTACGGCGAAGCCCTCAAGCACGCCAGGCGCTTCCTGGACAACGTGCGCGCGGGGAAGCCCGTGGACTACCACGAGGCCGAGCCCACGGTGGACGGTTTCATCGGGTCCATTTTTCGCAACGAATCCGCGGCAGCCGCCCTGTGCAAGCTGCGCCACGCGGATGAATACACCTATACCCACGGCATCAACGTGTCCGTGCTGGCCATCATCCTGGGCAAGCACCTGAACCTCACCCCGGAGGAACTCCGACTGGTGGGCATTGCCGGCGTCTTCCACGACGTGGGCAAGGCCCTTGTTCCCGAGTCCATCCTCAACAAACCGGGCAGGCTTTCGGACGAGGAGATGGATATCATGCGCACCCATGCCCAGAAGGGCTACGACGTGCTCAGCCTTCAGCAGGACATGCCGCCCGAGGTCATGAACGCGGCCCTGGAGCACCATGAGCGCTGCGACGGGTCCGGATATCCCAAGGGCATCAGGAGCACGGAGACCCATATCATATCGCGTGTCATCGGCCTGGTGGACGTCTATGACGCCCTCACCAGCCGCCGTCCCTACAAGGACGCCCTGCCGCCGGGCAAGGTCATGGGCATGATGTACCAATGGCGGCTTTCCGATTTCCAGCCCCACATCGTGGAGCATTTCATCAAGAGTCTGGGCATCTACCCGGTGGGCAGCTTCGTGCGGCTCACCGACGGCCGCCACGGCGTGGTGGTGGGCCACCATGCCGACGCACCGTTGCGCCCCGTGGTCAAGGTCGCCTTTGACCTGGCCATGCAGCCCATCACCCCCCGGGTGGTGGACCTGGTGGAGCAGGCCGCAGGGCAGAACGGCAAGCAGCTGCTTATCGCCGACATCGTCAATCCGCAGGAGAGCGGCGTTGATGTCGCGAAGCTCATGCGCTAG
- a CDS encoding radical SAM protein → MKFNYVFGPVMSGRLGRSLGLDLLGDRICSMDCIYCEVGATRTLTLERRPYVSGEDILHELEQWKEEGHETPDVITLGGLGEPCLNSEMRYVIEGVRNIFPGLPVAVLTNSTLMLNPEVRQDLALADIVLPSLDSLVPDEFQTINRPCPGIGPDEVAQGLLEFRNIFDGRIFLEILLAEGVNDSDANLGKLEAFCKRLQPDRIDVVTLSRPGTVKKAKAVDKETLERWRKVLHTGDAPVRERLRTSEAAFSEARVDDMVRASLARRPQTVEQLSQALGIPEAQAEQAVTRLVHGGEATSSDESGTPYYYSGRHTIEG, encoded by the coding sequence ATGAAATTCAACTATGTTTTCGGACCGGTCATGAGCGGCAGATTGGGGCGTTCCCTGGGGCTGGATCTCCTGGGCGACCGCATCTGCAGCATGGACTGCATCTACTGCGAGGTGGGGGCCACACGGACCCTGACCCTGGAGCGCAGGCCTTACGTGTCCGGCGAAGACATACTCCACGAGTTGGAACAGTGGAAAGAAGAGGGCCATGAAACGCCGGACGTCATTACGCTCGGCGGCCTTGGCGAGCCCTGCCTGAACAGCGAAATGCGCTACGTCATCGAAGGGGTCCGGAACATCTTCCCGGGCCTTCCCGTGGCCGTGCTGACCAACTCGACCCTGATGCTGAACCCCGAGGTTCGGCAGGACCTGGCGCTGGCGGACATCGTGCTGCCGTCCCTGGATTCGCTGGTGCCCGATGAATTCCAGACCATCAACCGCCCCTGTCCCGGCATTGGCCCGGACGAGGTGGCGCAGGGCCTTCTGGAATTCCGAAACATATTTGACGGCAGGATCTTTTTGGAAATTTTGCTGGCCGAGGGAGTCAACGACAGTGACGCCAACCTCGGCAAGCTCGAGGCTTTTTGCAAGCGCCTCCAGCCCGACCGCATCGATGTGGTCACCCTTTCCCGGCCCGGCACCGTCAAGAAGGCCAAGGCCGTGGACAAGGAAACGCTGGAGCGCTGGCGCAAGGTACTGCACACCGGGGACGCCCCGGTGCGCGAACGGTTACGGACCAGCGAGGCCGCCTTTTCCGAAGCGCGCGTGGACGACATGGTACGCGCTTCCCTCGCCCGCAGGCCCCAAACCGTTGAGCAGCTCAGCCAGGCCCTCGGCATACCCGAGGCCCAGGCGGAACAGGCGGTCACCCGGCTCGTCCATGGCGGCGAAGCGACTTCATCAGATGAAAGCGGCACCCCGTATTATTATTCCGGCCGCCATACAATCGAGGGATAG